One window of Desulfobacca acetoxidans DSM 11109 genomic DNA carries:
- a CDS encoding non-ribosomal peptide synthetase: protein MMVSAAQKRLWFLQQIQPDSFGYNISGALKLTGSLDIGVLEETLYQIVRRHKFLSAEFPFRDGNPSVAFIHPPHRNLEIIDLGEIPYQSRKSEAERLMIAAVKVPFNLTSGPLLRMTLFRLSNSESILFLLLHQIICDMYAIKILLREVIEVYQSISSGASLPSPPASDYDSYSDRLPLEMGQNRIEADLSYWKNQLGNLPPLELPIDRSRPPIQTYGGAIQSVVLPGTLAKTLQSLSQREGADLSLLILGALFTLLYRYTHQPDLTVGYSLPGRTWPGSENRIDYLENFLVLRTQVSDMHSFRQLLEEIKISYREALAHQGVHFAEIVQALQVERDLSRTPFFQARYNYVSTPTIRVQLQDLLFEEVRFDPGIAPYDLSLTVWPRDDGIHCSFQYNTDLFDAPTISRLTGHFLTLLNGLATHPEEPICTLPLLTEPERHQILVEWNATETDYPKDQCIHHLFENLALQTPEAPALKFGGRQLTYQQLDASANQLAHCLKKLGIGPEVPVGICVEPSLEMMIGVIGILKAGGCYVPLDPEYPRERIAFMLEDTQTPVLLTQQSLVGQMPKLPIQTILMDKDRGRFSSENTERIASEARSDLPACIFYTSGSTGRPKGVPVPHYAINRLVLHTNYVHFQPSDRVAQASNVSFDGATFEIWGALLNGGCLIGIPKEILLSPTDLADFIRKEKINVLFLTPALFHQCAREVPDTFRPLRDLLMGGEILEPRWVRKVMQHGPPARLLNAYGPTECTTFATWYEVSEIPRENVPIPIGRPIANTSIYILDRKLQPVPIGITGELCIGGDGLALGYLRRPEQTAEKFIPDPFHPESSSRLYKTGDLARYLPDGNVEFLGRLDHQIKIRGFRIEPGEIEEALLNHAGVKEALVVAREDESGDKRLLAYVVTSREASVTSEVLRNFLRDRLPPYMIPAFFVFLDKFPLNPNGKIDRQALPIPNLADRTDARGSIGPRDAVERQLIQVWERVLGIRPIGVFDDFFALGGHSLLGARIFIQLEKLFGKKVPLYMLYQRSTVAQLAEVFRNPQLFQNIPCSFLKPINPHGPKPPLFLIDMMKSAPFLKGFLGAEQPLYNLDSPFEITDIDLIGEGISGVAARYLQEIRQVQPKGPYFLGGYSAGGLVAIEINRLLMEQGDEVALLFLLDPTPPKISRLKAAQLNYRYMVRYFFRLQPRDRLKYLQKIFLIRIKRGIALALRRANLSIPQALIKDLSREDAMFMVCKYTPQPLRTRTLLIQLSNQYSEPNFNWSNILQGPAEIRTLNVNHEELPIQPSVGIWGGYLRNNLLEVQAMISRLRRIQDSSLQ from the coding sequence TGTCGGCAGAGTTTCCTTTCCGCGACGGAAATCCAAGCGTGGCCTTTATTCACCCTCCCCATCGAAACCTCGAAATCATTGATCTAGGAGAAATACCCTACCAGTCACGGAAATCTGAGGCTGAGCGTTTAATGATTGCGGCAGTAAAAGTCCCCTTCAATTTAACCAGCGGCCCTTTACTGCGGATGACCTTATTTCGCCTCAGCAATAGCGAAAGCATTCTCTTTCTGCTGCTGCACCAGATTATTTGTGACATGTATGCTATTAAAATCCTCTTAAGAGAGGTAATCGAGGTTTATCAGTCCATTTCGTCCGGCGCCTCCCTACCATCGCCCCCGGCATCCGATTATGACTCTTATTCTGATAGGTTACCACTTGAAATGGGTCAAAATCGGATCGAGGCTGACCTTTCCTATTGGAAAAATCAGCTCGGCAATCTTCCGCCGTTGGAGCTTCCCATTGACAGGTCTCGTCCGCCGATTCAGACGTATGGCGGAGCAATTCAATCAGTAGTTCTCCCAGGTACTTTGGCTAAGACACTGCAAAGCTTGAGTCAACGGGAAGGAGCTGACCTGTCTCTCCTCATCCTGGGAGCGCTGTTCACCCTGCTCTACCGCTATACCCACCAGCCGGATCTTACTGTGGGATATTCCCTTCCTGGCCGGACTTGGCCGGGATCTGAAAATCGTATCGATTATTTGGAAAACTTCCTGGTACTGCGGACGCAGGTCTCTGATATGCATTCCTTCCGCCAGCTATTAGAGGAGATTAAAATTAGCTACCGGGAGGCCCTTGCCCACCAGGGGGTTCATTTTGCCGAGATTGTCCAGGCGTTACAGGTAGAACGCGATTTAAGCCGGACACCCTTTTTCCAGGCGCGGTATAATTATGTTTCTACCCCGACAATCCGGGTGCAGTTGCAGGATCTGCTTTTTGAGGAAGTACGCTTTGATCCTGGCATAGCGCCGTACGACCTCAGCTTAACGGTTTGGCCGCGGGACGATGGCATCCATTGTTCCTTTCAGTACAATACCGATCTCTTTGATGCGCCTACCATATCGCGCCTGACGGGGCATTTCCTGACGTTACTGAATGGCCTAGCGACTCACCCCGAGGAACCTATCTGCACCTTGCCGCTCCTGACCGAACCGGAAAGGCATCAGATTCTGGTGGAGTGGAACGCCACTGAAACAGATTATCCGAAAGATCAATGCATTCATCACCTTTTCGAAAACCTGGCCTTGCAAACCCCTGAGGCGCCGGCCTTAAAGTTCGGCGGGCGTCAGCTTACCTACCAACAACTTGACGCCTCAGCAAACCAGTTGGCCCATTGCCTCAAAAAACTGGGAATCGGTCCGGAAGTTCCGGTAGGTATCTGTGTGGAGCCCTCGCTGGAGATGATGATTGGAGTGATAGGCATCCTCAAAGCCGGCGGTTGCTATGTCCCTCTTGATCCGGAATATCCCCGGGAGAGAATCGCTTTTATGCTTGAGGATACTCAGACCCCGGTACTGCTCACCCAACAGAGCCTTGTGGGGCAAATGCCTAAATTGCCGATTCAAACCATTCTGATGGACAAGGATCGCGGTAGATTTTCATCAGAAAACACCGAGAGGATCGCAAGCGAAGCCAGGTCGGATCTCCCGGCCTGTATATTTTATACCTCGGGATCGACGGGCCGGCCCAAAGGGGTGCCTGTCCCCCATTATGCCATCAACCGCCTGGTACTACATACCAATTATGTCCATTTTCAGCCATCGGACAGGGTTGCCCAAGCATCCAATGTCTCGTTTGATGGCGCCACCTTCGAAATCTGGGGAGCCCTCCTCAACGGGGGGTGCCTGATTGGAATTCCTAAAGAGATTCTCTTATCCCCAACCGATCTGGCCGATTTTATCCGAAAAGAGAAGATAAATGTCCTGTTTCTGACGCCAGCCCTGTTTCATCAATGTGCTCGTGAAGTCCCCGATACTTTTCGACCCCTTCGAGACCTGCTCATGGGCGGAGAAATTCTGGAACCGCGTTGGGTCAGGAAAGTGATGCAGCATGGTCCCCCGGCTCGTCTGCTCAATGCGTATGGTCCGACCGAATGTACCACCTTCGCCACCTGGTATGAAGTATCAGAGATTCCAAGGGAAAACGTTCCTATTCCCATCGGCCGGCCCATTGCGAATACGTCGATTTATATTCTGGACCGCAAGCTCCAGCCGGTCCCCATCGGCATCACCGGGGAATTGTGCATCGGCGGTGACGGCCTGGCCCTGGGCTATCTGAGAAGGCCCGAGCAAACGGCCGAAAAATTCATTCCCGACCCGTTTCATCCGGAGAGCAGTTCTCGCCTTTATAAGACCGGAGATCTGGCCCGTTATCTACCGGACGGGAATGTTGAGTTCCTGGGACGCCTAGACCACCAGATCAAGATTCGCGGCTTTCGCATTGAACCGGGAGAAATTGAAGAGGCCTTACTGAACCATGCCGGGGTTAAAGAGGCCTTGGTTGTAGCCCGGGAAGACGAATCCGGGGATAAACGGTTGCTGGCCTATGTTGTGACCTCCCGAGAGGCTTCGGTTACCAGCGAGGTCTTGCGAAACTTTCTCCGGGACCGACTGCCTCCCTATATGATACCGGCCTTTTTTGTCTTTTTAGATAAATTCCCTTTGAATCCGAATGGAAAGATAGATCGACAGGCTCTGCCTATTCCGAATCTGGCCGATCGCACTGACGCTCGGGGCTCTATAGGTCCCCGGGATGCGGTCGAACGACAATTAATCCAGGTCTGGGAAAGGGTTTTGGGTATCCGCCCTATCGGCGTGTTTGATGATTTCTTTGCTCTCGGGGGACATTCCCTGCTGGGCGCTCGGATATTTATTCAGTTGGAAAAACTATTCGGTAAAAAAGTTCCCTTGTACATGCTTTATCAGCGTTCTACGGTAGCTCAACTTGCCGAGGTCTTCCGCAATCCTCAGTTATTCCAGAATATCCCCTGCTCCTTCTTAAAACCCATAAATCCTCACGGCCCCAAACCACCTCTTTTCCTGATCGATATGATGAAATCTGCGCCATTTCTAAAGGGTTTTTTGGGAGCTGAGCAACCTTTATACAATCTTGATTCTCCTTTTGAGATCACAGACATAGATTTAATCGGAGAGGGGATTTCTGGAGTGGCGGCGCGTTACCTACAGGAAATTCGCCAAGTGCAACCCAAAGGACCGTATTTTTTAGGAGGTTATTCCGCCGGAGGTTTAGTGGCAATCGAGATTAACCGTCTGCTTATGGAGCAGGGCGACGAGGTAGCTCTCTTATTCCTACTAGACCCTACCCCGCCTAAAATTTCCCGATTAAAAGCGGCTCAACTCAATTACCGATATATGGTGAGATATTTTTTCCGCCTGCAGCCCAGAGACAGGCTGAAGTATCTTCAAAAGATTTTCCTCATCCGAATCAAGAGAGGCATTGCTTTGGCCCTGCGCCGCGCCAATCTTTCTATCCCGCAGGCTCTGATAAAGGACCTGTCCCGTGAAGATGCCATGTTTATGGTATGTAAGTATACCCCTCAACCGCTGCGGACCCGTACACTGCTCATTCAGCTCAGCAATCAGTACTCGGAACCGAATTTTAACTGGTCCAATATTCTTCAAGGCCCTGCGGAAATTCGAACCTTGAATGTCAATCATGAGGAACTCCCCATCCAACCGTCTGTAGGAATTTGGGGGGGGTATCTCAGAAACAACCTGCTGGAGGTGCAGGCCATGATCAGCAGATTGCGGCGAATACAAGATTCGTCTCTACAATAA
- a CDS encoding 4'-phosphopantetheinyl transferase family protein codes for MTFSHLQPISTFGKGRVSDSEVHVWTVSLGDWPDSEIFSLKDILNTEELSRAAHYHFEPDRRRFMKRRILLKKLLSFYLNLTPQLIRFRYGLCGKPYLGNDAGSGSWQFSSSHSQGTAVYAISRQRSLGVDLEMLHTIPEIDALLNRWFPPQGAMSLQKLSNIQKHLAFYRMWTREEAYLKAIGAGLGSLGSRPAFRFRPLEPAQPEVSGKPSQSGNWSLQFLTPVPDSIAALAVEGGNYRLRCFQWKPEVDIPSDSSC; via the coding sequence ATGACTTTCTCTCATTTGCAGCCGATCTCAACCTTCGGGAAAGGCAGAGTTTCCGATTCCGAGGTGCACGTCTGGACGGTATCGCTTGGTGACTGGCCGGATTCCGAGATATTTTCCTTAAAGGATATCCTGAATACCGAGGAATTATCCAGAGCGGCACATTATCATTTTGAGCCGGACCGCCGACGCTTCATGAAGAGGCGTATTTTATTAAAGAAACTCTTGAGTTTTTATCTAAACCTGACGCCTCAACTGATTCGCTTCCGGTATGGGCTTTGCGGGAAACCTTATCTTGGCAACGATGCCGGGAGCGGATCCTGGCAATTCAGCAGTTCCCATTCCCAGGGAACAGCCGTTTACGCCATCAGCCGCCAGCGAAGCCTGGGCGTCGATCTCGAAATGCTTCACACCATCCCTGAGATAGATGCCTTGCTGAACCGCTGGTTTCCTCCTCAAGGAGCCATGTCTCTGCAAAAACTTTCCAACATCCAAAAGCACCTGGCTTTCTACCGGATGTGGACCAGGGAGGAAGCATATCTCAAGGCCATCGGGGCGGGTTTAGGCAGCCTGGGATCGAGGCCGGCGTTTCGTTTCAGGCCCTTGGAACCTGCTCAACCGGAGGTGTCTGGAAAACCATCCCAGTCCGGTAACTGGTCATTGCAGTTTCTCACCCCGGTTCCAGACTCTATCGCCGCGTTAGCGGTCGAGGGGGGGAACTATCGTCTCCGCTGCTTCCAATGGAAACCTGAGGTTGACATCCCATCTGATTCATCCTGTTGA
- the glmU gene encoding bifunctional UDP-N-acetylglucosamine diphosphorylase/glucosamine-1-phosphate N-acetyltransferase GlmU, translating into MNDVAAVVLAAGKSTRMKSELAKVLHPIMGKPMLAYSLETLRQLGLGGIVVVVGHQAEAVKARFSNYPADFVIQEPQLGTGHAVQTAMPALDGRQETILVLCGDVPLIQADTLRQLFQRHRESGAAVTILTVDLPEPGGYGRIVKDDQGRVLKIVEARDANPTELSIREINTGIYCFQYPFLAEALEALQPNNDQHELYLTDVIAEAAARKLQIVSLKTTDVRSFQGINTRAELAEVTGRVRRQINERHMLAGVTLIDPAATYIEADVQIGPDTVIFPNCYLMGRSTIGSGCLLEPNVKIQDCTVGNRVTIKMGTVMAESLIADAVQLGPYAHLRPGSDIRARAKVGNFVEVKKSLLHPGVKAGHLTYLGDAVVGANVNVGAGTITCNYDGKKKYQTVIGGGAFIGSNTALVAPVTVGAGAYVGAGSTITEDVPPDTLAIARGRQVIKEIKPK; encoded by the coding sequence CTGAATGATGTAGCCGCAGTGGTGTTGGCGGCGGGTAAAAGCACCAGGATGAAATCGGAGTTGGCCAAGGTTTTGCACCCCATCATGGGAAAACCGATGTTGGCCTATTCCTTAGAGACGCTCAGACAGTTGGGGTTGGGCGGAATCGTTGTAGTGGTCGGACATCAGGCGGAAGCGGTCAAGGCTCGTTTTTCTAACTATCCGGCTGATTTCGTTATCCAGGAACCGCAACTGGGCACGGGTCATGCGGTTCAGACTGCCATGCCGGCTTTGGATGGCCGCCAGGAGACCATTCTGGTGCTGTGCGGCGACGTTCCTCTGATTCAGGCCGATACCCTACGGCAGTTATTCCAGCGCCACCGGGAAAGCGGTGCGGCGGTTACCATCCTAACGGTTGACCTGCCCGAACCCGGCGGGTATGGCCGCATAGTCAAAGACGATCAGGGCAGGGTTCTCAAAATTGTCGAAGCTCGCGACGCCAACCCGACAGAATTGTCAATTCGAGAAATCAACACCGGCATCTATTGTTTCCAATACCCTTTTCTGGCAGAGGCCCTGGAGGCGTTGCAGCCCAACAATGATCAACATGAACTTTATCTTACCGATGTCATCGCCGAGGCAGCGGCCCGAAAATTGCAGATAGTCAGCCTGAAGACCACGGATGTCAGAAGCTTTCAGGGCATCAACACCCGGGCCGAACTGGCAGAGGTTACCGGTCGGGTACGCAGGCAGATCAACGAACGGCATATGCTGGCTGGCGTCACGCTTATCGACCCGGCGGCCACCTATATTGAGGCCGATGTGCAGATCGGTCCTGATACTGTTATTTTTCCCAATTGTTACCTCATGGGTCGGAGCACTATCGGTTCTGGCTGTCTGCTGGAACCCAACGTCAAGATTCAGGACTGCACCGTAGGCAATCGGGTCACGATCAAAATGGGAACGGTAATGGCGGAAAGTCTGATTGCCGATGCCGTGCAGTTAGGTCCGTATGCCCATCTGCGACCCGGTTCGGACATCCGAGCCAGAGCCAAGGTAGGCAATTTCGTTGAAGTGAAAAAGTCACTGCTGCATCCGGGGGTGAAAGCCGGCCATTTAACCTATCTGGGTGATGCTGTCGTGGGCGCCAATGTCAACGTCGGCGCTGGCACGATAACCTGCAATTATGACGGCAAGAAAAAATATCAGACGGTCATCGGCGGCGGGGCCTTTATCGGCAGCAACACGGCTCTGGTGGCTCCGGTGACTGTCGGCGCCGGGGCCTATGTGGGAGCCGGTTCTACCATCACTGAGGATGTGCCGCCTGATACACTGGCCATTGCCCGGGGACGGCAGGTAATCAAGGAAATAAAACCAAAATAG
- the glmS gene encoding glutamine--fructose-6-phosphate transaminase (isomerizing) encodes MCGIVGYLGDKEAMPILLDGLKRLEYRGYDSAGMAVMGGHGLEIRRSVGKLKELESQLAKAPLRGSVGIGHTRWATHGRPTENNAHPHQVGHIAVVHNGIIENYLELKRKLIEEGHTFTSETDTEIISHLIYKYSSRGATFGEAVRLALQQVRGSYAIVVINEREPRTLIGTRKESPMILGLGNGENFLASDVPAILSHTRRMVFLEDNDIVVMSDDGIQIQDLEGNAIDRPVTNITWSPAMAEKAGYKHFMLKEIFEQPRALIDTFRHRVDPHGGEIILEEFHLNPDEVKRLKKITMVACGTSFHAALVGKFMLESLCRLPVEVDLGSEFRYRDPFVDSQTLLISISQSGETADTLAGLREAKTKGARSLAICNAVGSSIARESESVFYTHAGPEIGVASTKAFTTQLVSLYLIGLYLAKQLGYRQPDQIQQNLQALFKLPTLLQDVLDENRAIREIGQKYMKANNFLYLGRGIHYPIALEGALKLKEISYIHAEGYPAGEMKHGPIALIDEHLPVVVLATRSPVFEKMMSNIEEVIARRGRVIAVSESDNDTVREKVETTIPVPETSLELSPILLVLPLQLLAYHIADLRGTDVDQPRNLAKSVTVE; translated from the coding sequence ATGTGCGGTATTGTGGGATATTTGGGCGATAAAGAAGCTATGCCGATATTGCTTGACGGTTTGAAGCGTCTGGAATATCGGGGATACGATTCCGCCGGAATGGCGGTGATGGGTGGCCACGGCCTGGAAATCCGCCGCAGCGTCGGCAAGCTGAAGGAATTGGAATCCCAGTTGGCAAAGGCCCCATTACGCGGCTCCGTTGGCATCGGCCACACCCGCTGGGCCACGCATGGCCGACCCACGGAAAATAACGCCCACCCCCACCAGGTTGGCCACATCGCAGTGGTCCACAATGGCATCATCGAGAATTATTTAGAATTGAAAAGAAAGCTCATTGAAGAAGGCCACACTTTCACTTCCGAGACTGATACCGAGATCATCTCCCACCTTATCTATAAATACAGCTCTCGGGGTGCCACCTTTGGGGAAGCCGTGCGCCTGGCTTTACAACAGGTGCGCGGTTCATATGCTATCGTCGTTATCAATGAGCGAGAACCTCGGACCCTTATCGGCACCCGCAAAGAAAGTCCGATGATCCTGGGGCTGGGCAACGGCGAAAACTTTCTGGCCTCGGACGTCCCCGCCATCCTCTCCCATACCCGCCGCATGGTCTTTTTAGAAGACAACGATATCGTTGTTATGTCCGATGATGGCATACAGATCCAGGATTTGGAGGGTAATGCCATCGACCGCCCGGTTACCAATATTACCTGGAGCCCGGCCATGGCGGAAAAGGCCGGCTATAAGCACTTCATGCTTAAGGAAATCTTTGAGCAGCCGCGGGCTCTGATCGACACTTTCCGGCATCGGGTCGATCCTCATGGGGGCGAAATTATCCTGGAGGAGTTTCACCTGAATCCAGATGAAGTCAAGCGTCTGAAAAAGATCACTATGGTAGCTTGCGGCACTTCGTTTCACGCTGCCCTGGTGGGAAAATTTATGCTCGAAAGCCTCTGCCGGCTGCCGGTGGAGGTAGACCTGGGATCAGAGTTCCGTTATCGTGACCCCTTTGTAGATTCGCAAACCCTATTGATCAGTATTTCCCAATCCGGGGAAACCGCAGACACCCTGGCCGGTTTGCGAGAGGCCAAAACCAAAGGAGCGCGTTCCCTGGCCATCTGCAATGCCGTGGGCTCTTCTATCGCCCGGGAATCCGAGAGTGTCTTTTACACCCACGCCGGGCCGGAAATCGGGGTGGCATCGACCAAGGCCTTTACCACCCAGTTGGTTTCGCTTTACCTTATTGGGCTGTATCTGGCCAAACAACTCGGATATCGCCAACCGGATCAGATTCAGCAAAATCTACAGGCCTTATTCAAGCTCCCGACTCTTTTACAGGATGTGTTGGATGAGAACCGCGCGATCAGGGAAATCGGTCAGAAGTATATGAAGGCCAACAACTTCCTCTATCTGGGACGGGGTATTCATTATCCCATCGCCTTGGAGGGAGCACTAAAGCTGAAGGAGATTTCCTATATTCACGCCGAGGGCTATCCGGCCGGTGAAATGAAACATGGACCTATCGCCCTGATCGATGAACATCTGCCGGTGGTGGTATTGGCCACCCGCAGCCCGGTCTTTGAAAAGATGATGTCGAATATTGAAGAAGTCATCGCCCGCCGCGGCCGGGTCATTGCCGTCAGCGAGAGCGATAATGATACCGTTCGGGAAAAGGTGGAAACGACCATACCCGTGCCGGAGACGTCTTTAGAGCTATCACCCATTCTTCTCGTGCTGCCTCTGCAACTGCTGGCCTACCATATAGCAGACCTCAGAGGCACCGACGTGGATCAGCCCCGGAATCTGGCCAAGAGTGTGACGGTGGAGTAA
- a CDS encoding amidohydrolase family protein produces MIDVHTHIFPPEVASRRDDFLKDDPAFRWLYQSPKARLINADELVQAMDAHGVEKSVTFGFPWRTMKIMRWHNDFILEAQHRYPRRLIGFACVNALEPGAAGEVERCLALGLQGVGELAFYQEGLGDEMLSALSPIVDLCQGYGVPLLLHTNEPVGHAYPGKSPMQLGDLYKLVKAFPDLKLILAHWGGGIFFYHLLKKEVSDTLKNVYFDTAASPYLYRPEIYRLAVEIMGPEKILFGSDYPLLPPSRYFKEMQNGGLSPEHQKLITGENAARLLDGQH; encoded by the coding sequence ATGATTGACGTGCATACACATATCTTTCCGCCGGAGGTGGCCAGCCGCCGCGATGATTTTTTAAAGGATGATCCTGCCTTCCGCTGGCTGTACCAATCCCCGAAAGCCAGGCTGATTAACGCTGATGAGTTGGTTCAAGCCATGGATGCCCATGGGGTGGAAAAGTCAGTTACCTTCGGGTTTCCCTGGCGCACCATGAAAATAATGCGTTGGCATAACGACTTCATTTTAGAGGCGCAGCATCGCTATCCCCGGCGCCTGATCGGCTTTGCCTGCGTCAACGCCCTGGAGCCGGGCGCCGCCGGGGAAGTGGAACGTTGCCTTGCTTTGGGTTTACAGGGGGTAGGGGAGTTGGCCTTCTATCAGGAGGGGCTGGGAGATGAGATGCTCTCCGCCCTCTCGCCCATTGTCGATCTCTGTCAGGGCTACGGCGTTCCGCTCCTGCTTCATACCAACGAGCCCGTCGGGCACGCCTACCCCGGCAAAAGCCCTATGCAGTTGGGCGATCTCTATAAATTAGTCAAGGCCTTTCCGGACCTGAAACTGATCTTGGCCCATTGGGGCGGCGGAATCTTTTTCTACCACCTGTTGAAAAAGGAAGTCTCGGACACGTTAAAAAACGTCTACTTTGATACCGCGGCTTCTCCATACCTGTATCGGCCGGAAATCTACCGCCTGGCCGTCGAAATCATGGGACCGGAGAAAATCCTCTTCGGGAGCGACTATCCGCTCCTGCCGCCTTCCCGCTACTTCAAGGAGATGCAGAATGGTGGTCTCTCCCCCGAACATCAGAAACTTATCACCGGCGAAAATGCGGCCAGATTATTAGACGGCCAGCATTAA
- a CDS encoding Smr/MutS family protein, protein MSKRPPKNQKTSVQSEKNVCLRDDEDFFPEPVVIPIEEELDLHTFSAREVEPLLDDYLTACVRKGFREVKIIHGKGTGVLKARVRSILAKHQLVLHLADADYQTGGWGATKVILKQ, encoded by the coding sequence ATGTCAAAAAGACCGCCCAAGAACCAAAAAACATCTGTTCAGTCCGAGAAAAATGTCTGCTTGCGGGATGATGAGGATTTCTTTCCGGAACCCGTGGTCATACCCATCGAAGAAGAGCTCGATCTCCATACCTTTTCAGCCAGAGAGGTTGAGCCTCTTCTCGATGATTATCTAACGGCTTGTGTCCGGAAAGGATTTAGGGAAGTAAAGATCATTCACGGCAAAGGGACGGGGGTTCTTAAGGCCAGGGTGCGCAGTATCCTGGCAAAACATCAGCTCGTGCTTCATCTGGCCGATGCCGACTACCAGACCGGCGGCTGGGGAGCAACAAAGGTAATCTTAAAACAATAG
- a CDS encoding L,D-transpeptidase, with protein MFRCMVVISLSLITLALAAPVLAAGPFPYRPPAAATGIDPQAVTVVGEFQTHFLKLHENMYEIARHYDLGFWELARFHRQLDHFYLPKDQDMIIPTRWVLPPAPAGEGIVINVAELRDYLFFPKTGQVRTYPIGIGVFDYKTPFGRFRISSKAENPGWRIPAGLQAKYGMAYMPPGEENPVGTHWLGLTHYGMHGTHAPFGVGRLVSHGCIRHYNEDIKELFELVPVGTPVLIVYEPVKIGFLHGRVFVEVHQDVYQKIPNMLNHAMNLIESRQIGNRINWTRLLQALEEKNGAPVDITR; from the coding sequence ATGTTTCGGTGTATGGTTGTCATTTCCCTAAGTCTGATCACGCTGGCTCTGGCAGCCCCGGTATTGGCGGCGGGGCCTTTTCCCTATCGCCCGCCTGCCGCCGCAACGGGCATTGATCCTCAGGCCGTCACGGTAGTAGGGGAATTCCAGACACACTTTCTCAAACTCCATGAAAATATGTATGAAATTGCTCGGCACTATGACCTGGGCTTTTGGGAGTTAGCCCGTTTCCACCGGCAGCTAGACCACTTCTATCTTCCCAAAGACCAGGATATGATCATCCCCACTCGTTGGGTACTACCCCCGGCGCCAGCCGGGGAAGGCATAGTAATCAATGTGGCTGAATTAAGGGACTACCTTTTTTTCCCTAAGACCGGGCAGGTAAGGACCTATCCCATCGGCATCGGGGTCTTCGATTACAAGACCCCCTTCGGGCGTTTTCGCATCTCGTCGAAAGCTGAAAATCCGGGATGGCGTATCCCTGCCGGTTTGCAGGCTAAATACGGCATGGCCTACATGCCCCCCGGAGAAGAAAACCCGGTGGGTACCCATTGGTTGGGGCTGACCCACTACGGCATGCACGGCACCCATGCCCCCTTTGGAGTGGGGCGCCTGGTCAGCCACGGCTGCATCCGCCACTATAATGAAGATATCAAAGAACTCTTTGAATTGGTCCCGGTAGGGACACCGGTGCTCATCGTTTATGAACCGGTAAAAATCGGTTTTCTACACGGCCGGGTGTTTGTTGAAGTTCACCAAGACGTCTATCAAAAAATTCCCAACATGCTGAACCACGCCATGAACCTGATCGAATCACGCCAGATCGGCAACCGGATCAATTGGACCCGTCTGCTGCAGGCCCTGGAGGAGAAAAACGGCGCCCCGGTGGACATCACCCGCTAG
- a CDS encoding L,D-transpeptidase family protein — protein MVKRGDQLPAIAQRRAMRWRVLAKQNRLKNPNRLKPGATLKINNRFILPNDLTDGLLINLPELTLYHFDKEVFRRRYALAVGKSDWQTPTGTYIILNKVKNPTWIVPASIQEEMEEMGKTVLTRVPPGPTNPLGAYWMATSAPGVGIHATTRPWSIGYYASHGCIRMLPDEIEELFGQVEVGTLVKIIYKPVKLAVTPDNRIFLEVHRDVYKKIPDSLAMAEALIKERQVNSLVDWRRVYQVIKDRDGIAEEITKNPVPAVPDHLSSERLYSGEIILKTNDSTSGTNPPLDPKKKAVGQPGS, from the coding sequence TTGGTCAAAAGAGGAGACCAACTACCCGCCATCGCTCAACGGCGGGCTATGCGCTGGCGGGTGCTGGCCAAACAGAACAGACTGAAAAACCCTAATCGGCTCAAACCCGGGGCTACCCTCAAAATTAACAATCGTTTTATCCTGCCGAACGACCTGACTGATGGCCTCTTGATCAATCTGCCCGAGTTGACGCTCTACCATTTTGATAAAGAGGTTTTTCGGCGCCGCTATGCTTTGGCTGTAGGAAAGAGTGATTGGCAGACTCCTACAGGAACGTATATCATACTCAATAAAGTGAAAAACCCTACCTGGATCGTTCCGGCCTCCATTCAAGAAGAGATGGAGGAAATGGGAAAAACCGTCCTGACCAGGGTGCCTCCAGGGCCCACAAACCCTTTGGGGGCCTACTGGATGGCCACCTCCGCCCCGGGAGTGGGGATTCACGCCACTACGAGGCCGTGGAGCATCGGCTATTACGCCTCCCATGGCTGTATCCGGATGCTGCCGGACGAGATCGAAGAACTGTTCGGTCAGGTGGAGGTCGGTACCCTGGTAAAAATTATCTACAAACCGGTAAAGCTGGCAGTAACCCCGGATAATCGGATTTTCCTCGAGGTTCATCGCGACGTCTATAAAAAGATTCCTGATTCCTTAGCGATGGCAGAAGCCCTCATAAAAGAGAGGCAGGTGAACTCATTGGTGGATTGGCGTCGTGTTTATCAGGTTATTAAAGACCGGGATGGCATTGCCGAGGAAATCACCAAGAACCCTGTTCCGGCTGTACCTGACCATCTTTCCAGCGAGCGGTTATATTCCGGCGAAATTATTTTGAAAACCAATGATTCGACTAGCGGGACAAATCCTCCGCTTGATCCCAAGAAAAAGGCTGTCGGACAGCCAGGCTCCTGA